In Lathyrus oleraceus cultivar Zhongwan6 chromosome 2, CAAS_Psat_ZW6_1.0, whole genome shotgun sequence, the DNA window GATGGAAATTTGACCCATCCCCACAGGGTACCTGCAAAACTTACCCATAATGGATAAGGTAAAAACCCACAAATTGGGTACGGGCATGAGCACGTGCGATTACCCATTAAAATACGCGGGTGTGGGTGCATGTACATGTACCTTAGTACCCAACCCACCTCATACCCGCACTATATATGgttatatatttttatttttatttttataaacaCATGTATGTTTATCAATTTTATTAAATACATCTATATTAAACGTGTACACATTTCAATGTAAGTGTTTGTTTATTTCTTAACTCAATAATAATATCCTTGAATTTTTTTAATGTTTCCAAAATCATAAAATGATATGATAAATTATAATTGATCAATAATGTTTTATTAGAAATGCAGGTAAACGGATACTGGCATGGGTACTTAGCTACCCATCGAGTACGAACATGGGTACAAATGTTGGTGCCCACATAGGAATGAGCTCGGGTACGAGGATTTTTAAAAACTGCATGTATGAGGACGAGTACTACAATGCCCTGGCCAAACCCTATCCATTATCATCCCTATTATTAATGCTTGTGAAAGTCCTTCTTCAAGAAAACACATTCGATTAGATAATTGTACTTTACTAATAGTCCTCTGTATCAACAGATCCTGAAATACATAAGAGTCGGGAAAAAGTCACATAACAATTTAACGAATTAGTTATTTGACTAATTGAAAGAAGATTATAGGGGAATTAGGGTAAATATAAGACAAATGAAAAAAGTAAGATAGAAACCGGGGTAGAACACCCACTTCCTCTAACATGGACTTTGGAACCATCATCCACGGTAACGAAAGAATGATTACTGGGATGACTGAAAGAGGAAAAATTACCTGAATCCTCTGTCATATGATCAGCGGCACCGTAATCAATAACTCAACACTGAGAAGAAGAGGATATACACATAATAGAATTACCTGTTTGAATAAATGTGGTTGTTGAGGAATATGGAGATGGCTTCTGAGAAATATGAAAGTATGTATATCTATTAAATTCTTTATCACTTATAAATATTGTACACTCATCATTTTGTGAAGGTTGAGGATCATGCTGAGACATTGTATTAGCGAAGCAAGGATTAGCTTGTGTATGTGGTTAATTGTTTTGTTAATGACTAGATTCTCCACAACCAAAATACTGTATTGGAACACCACAACCACCACACACATGACCATGACCATAACCACCACAATACCCTTTACGTCCATTACGAAAACCACTGCGATCTCCAGATTGCACAACTAAAGCGGAGCAGTCAAAGGAATCATTGTCAGTAGTAGTAGGGCGTGCTTCCATAAAGGATGACTGGATAACCAAGAGAAATCAGTAAGGTTATCAACTTGCTTACTGGATAAAATTTGGGGTTGAACCACCTCATACTCTGAATCAAACCAGAAAGACAACTCAAGGCTATACGTTTATTTTGTTTAGTTAACATTTCCTCGACAAATTTTCATGCTAGAAGAGAAGTCAACTCCTTGTTATATTTCTTAAACTCCAAAACGTAATCCATCAACTTACACTTATCTTGTTTGGGACAAAAAATCTCTTGCAGAAGAGCATAAATGCAATTCAATTTATCAAATTTACcaaaaataaatttcaaaaaaTCCCATAACTCTTTCACAGTTTTGCATAGAGTAATAATGGATTTAACTCGCCTATCAACATAATTCACATGTATGGCCAAAATACATTTATCCTCTGTATTCCAAATTGTTGCCGTCTTTAAACATGCTTAtattgaatgtccatcctttcCTATTCCTCTGAGACTTACTTCAACTAGATACTTCCACTCCACATAATTCTCACCATCCCCATAAAGCTTGATGTCGATGAGTTTTGCGAATGTAGTAACAAACTCGATAACAAGCTTCTTTAGAACTGTCTTTGTCGTCGATAATATTTAACCAACAAAATAGCAGCCCACACGATTTTGACTCGAAGTTACACAAAATACACTATATCAATGTAGAACACCACTAAAACACCACAAACAACCGCTGAATCCACCAAACTTCTATAAACTCTAAAAAACACCTAAATCTGTCACAAAACCACAACCCATATGCTGTCGAAAACGTGTCTTTCAGATCGCATgaaaaaacattttaaaaaaatgatttcATTAATATGCAAAATTTTCCATGATTTGGGCACTAGATTTTATTTCACCCCTCCAACATGCAAAATCGCCTTCTCTGATGTTGTTGGTAGGGCttgtttgttttttgttttcgattttttaaacttttttttcAACGGCAAACCCTTATAATCTCTAGATACCATGTAGAAAGAGAGAAAGAACATGAACAATCAATCAAATGTATCTATAATGTATAGTAACCCTCATATTTATATTAATAAAAGAATAGCACATAAAAAAAGATAAATGGGCCAAATTTATATGCTTAATATTAAATCCTAATAATATAATATTACAATATAACATAACTCTTAATAGATATAAACAAAGTAGATCAAATATTTTATGTCATACTAAAATATAAACAATTTTTTTCTCTATGATGGCCATCACCTATTAATAATACGTATGACCATCACCACACCCATGCTTTTGTGCGTTTGAGGGACACAGTTCGTAAAGCAAAATTGTAATGACCACGTAGTGATGAAGCATTCAGAGAATAATCTTCCTTCCATCCTTCATAGCTTTTATACTTTCCAATTTCTCCAAAATATCATTCATAGAAGGACGTTTCTTAGGGTCAGATTCAAGGCATTTAAGAATAATCTTAGCTGTTTCTAATGCTGCCTTTGGTGAGTACTGACCCTCTAACCTACAATCCATTATGCTACTTTTCAACATTCTTTCATCTGTTAGAGAAGGCTTAATCCATTCAACCAGATTTTGTTTCCCCGTAGGCCTTTCTGTGTCAAGTACTTGCAAACCTGTCAGCATTTCAAGTAGCACTACACCAAATCCATAAACATCACTCTTCACATACAAATGACCTGTTCAATAGTATCACACAATCCATGTTCAATCATTACAAAACATCCATTGAATGTGTATAGATATAAATATAGATATAGTTATAATAATCACCTGATGCAATGTATTCCGGGGCAACATAACCAAATGTGCCCATGATCCTAGTAGTCACATGTGAATCTCCCTCTGATGGCCCAAATTTAGCCAACCCAAAATCTGAAATCTTTGCATTGTAATTCTGTACAACACAAATAATTGATTATCATTTATCAATATACAAAGGCACTGGAATATACATAAGATAATAAGATCAACATAAGAGAGAGAAACTAGCCAAAAATAACTAACCCCATCAAGAAGTATATTAGAAGCCTTGAAATCTCTATATATGACTTGCTTTTCTGAAGAGTGCAAGAAAGCCAAACCTCTAGCTGCATCAATAGCTATTTCGAGTCGAGTTTTCCAAGAAAGTTGCTCTCTGTTGGTATTTCCTAAcaaaaaaccaaaacaaaaacaaaattgagtttttttgttttgttttgtttataACATTAGTTGTGTGAAAGTTCATACTTCTAAATAGATGGCTTTCCAAGCTTCCCCTTGGCATAAACTCATACACCAAGAGAAGTTCATCATTCTCGCTACAATAACCAAGAAGCTTGACCAAGTTGGGATGAGAAATGCTTCCTAAAAAGTTGATTTCTGACTGCATTTTCATGTAAAAAAACACAAGAAACAATAAAGTCAGATAGCTGAATAGAGCAAAGAGTCCTCAATGAATTGAAACGAAAATGAAATTACCTGCCATTCTTGAACACCTTGCAAACTATCAGGTTTCATTTTCTTGATAGCCACCATCATTCCTGAACCAGCTTTGACAGGAGCGAGTGTTTCAGCGTTTAACCAACCTTTATACACTTTTCCAAAACCACCTTCCCCAAGCAAAGCATCTGATTTGAAACTCTTTGTTGCTATTTTCAAATCTCCATAGCTAAACACCTTCAAGTTTGATAGTTCTAGAAGTTTTCCACTTTCACTATTTCCCATCTCCCAAACTTTACTCTtattacatgatgatgatgaatcttTCTTAGCTCTCTCATTGCTCCCTGAAGTGTGAAGGATGTTGAGGGATGCGAAACAAAGACCCATGTTTCTATTTGTTAACCAATGTTAGACGAAGAACAATGAAACGTGGGAAACTAGTGTGAGTGTCGTTTGTTGTTTCAAGTTGACTGGTATTTATATTTAAGGTTGCCGTGTTGGTTTCGCGTTTGTCAAACCGCAAAACACAATGACAATTAtagcaaaagcaaaagcaaaaaccAACCATTTTGGCGTTTTCTAGCCATCATCAAACACTCTTATTACCCACACCACAAGTGCAAGTACTCGCTCTTTTCCGTGTTCCACAATGAGGTGACTTAATTGTAAAAgaaattgttttaaaataaacTACTTTTTTCAATTTTGTGTGTATTATTAATTATTTTGTTTCAATTGTATTCATATTTAACActacttattttatttttaactTAATATATTAAGGCTACAACAAAATACTAATGAATGCCCACGGCTCAAACCAATCAAAATTCATGACAAATGCAAGGAAATTTTGCTACAAAGTCATGCCTTTAGGTATCAAGAATAGAGGAGTGATGTACCATAGGATGATGGATAAGGTTTTAAAGAACAAAATAGGAGACATGTTAGAAGTTTACAAAGATGACATGATTTTTAAATCAAAGGAGGAAGATGAACACACGGTCTATCTGGAGGTTGTATTCAATGAAGTTAGGAAATACAACATGTGTTTAAACCCAAAAAAATGCACCTTCAGAGTCGAGGCATATAAATGTTTAGGATACAACCTCACAAAGAGAGGAAACAAAGTCTTCCTGAAAAAATTCCACCCACTGGTTAATATAACGACCccaaaaacaaagaaataaatTCAGTGACTAAACAACATGATGTAGCTCTTTCATGAGACCTCCCAGGATCCAGTGCATGAAAGGATTATATTATGTTATTATAAGGTGGAGAAAATTTCGTTGACCCTTGTATTCAGGACAATGGATTGAGATAATATTTCTTGGCACATCTCATTATAGTAAGGAAAAACTACCTTTCACCTGCATGTTCATATACCCTAATCATCCATCATAAAACATTCATTCTCAATTGAATAAGCATCATTGATTCAAAGGTTTTGCTATTTATGATAAAAAGTTGGTGGATCAAGCTTATGCTATGTCTTGACTATTTTGGCACAACAATGGTGTTTGATTCATTCTTCATGGATTAGCTCTTGTGAAACCCTAATTCTTAGGCCATGGTCTTTCGATTACATTATGCGACAGTTGATTTTGGAGGTCATTGTCAAGATTGGCTTTTTTTTTGACCATTTTCATTTAAAATCTTACTTAGTAATCACCATTGATTGTTGTTTAATTTATGACATGGTATTTCATTCAAGTGATCAGAAGAAATCAAGATTCATTCCAAGATGCATCAGTAAAAAACACTTTAAGTTTGTATTCCATTGTCTTTGTTCTATTATAATCTCGTATTatgtgttgtgagatgtagttaaatatttATTTCGGAGAGTGTGGGTGTACTGGGGGCCTGAGTTGGTTAAGTGTATATTGTGTTGTAACAATTTTCACAAAGTGTTATTCTCTGGTTATCTATTGACAACGACTGCAGTTTTTCTCTGATTTTAGAATTTTCATATTATGTTTTTGTGTTGTGATTGTGTTCCTCTTTTTCCTCTctattttgtttattttttccCAACAATAAATTGATACCTGCATTTAATCCTTGTACACAGTCGTAAATTGAATTGACGTCTCCTTCTAAACATCATACTCTGACGCCAATTCAATTCATGTTAGCTCTTTCTTTTTCAATGAAGTCACCAATTTATTTGACATATACATTGGATTGTCATGTTTAAAAACATGAGTACTTTAGAAAATAGTATGGAAAGTTGGTTATTTGATGAATTATTTTGAAAAACTTCattatttaaatataaaattctATAAACACCAGTTCTTTGAAAGTAGCTAGAGTTTCAACTTTTGAATGAAAGCTATTAAAATTTCAACTTATAtttgttggtgcaaaggtagaatgaatggaaatattctattaagaatgacagctacaaaacatgataaaagttacaatgattgtcaccctatttataagctaaaactagggttactagaataggataaaatactaaaataccctctaacaaacttaggggctaagaaaactaaatatgaattacttctaataccatcccttaattcatattccatcaaaacttgtaacaccaattccatcccttaatctgataaattgatcagtcttgatagctttcgtcagaacatctgccaactgtttctgagtgctgcagtgtacaacttctaacactcccctctgaacttgatgtctcagaaaatgatacttggtctcaatgtgcttgcttctcccatgcaacactgggtttctggcaagattaattgcagacttgttgtcaatcatcagcttcagaggtttgtttacttcaatcttcagatcctgcaatagattcagaatccacacagcttggcatgcagtaacagcacctgcaatgtaatcagcttcacaagttgacaacgccacaacaggttgcttcttggaacaccaagaaatgggacctcccagaaatttgaataagtacccagatgtacttcttctgtcaactctgtctccacaccaatcagaatctgaataactcagaagttctgactcatcctttcttccagaaggaaataatactccatacttcagagttcctttgatatacctcagaatcctgacagcagcttggtaatgggaccacttaggtttactcatgaacctactaaccatcccaactgaatagcaaatatcaggtctggtattgcacaaatacctcagagaaccaaccaactgtttgaaggttgtagcgtccacatcctttccatcagagtcagaatccagtttctgatttgtatcagaaggtgtgacagcaatcttacaattcttcagatcaaatctcttcagaagttctaattcatacttgagctgatgcaaaataatacctttctcagagtatctgaattccatccctagaaagtatgtcattttgcctagatcagtcatttcgaattcattcatcagaactttcttgaacttggctatctcctgttcagaacttccagtcagcagtatatcatcaacatataaacatacccgagtcatatttccttcagaagtatgttgaacatagacaccgtactccatctcacatttctgaaagccttgcttcttgaaaaatgaatcaatcttctgattccaagctctgggcgcttgtttcaatccatatagagctttgtataatctgtacaccatcccttcctgattctttttcacaaatccaggaggttgtgacacgtaaacttcttcttctaatggaccgttcagaaatgcagattttacatctaaatgcatcagaggccaattcctgttagcagctattgcaatcaccattctgattgtttcatgtcttgctacaggtgcaaacacttcagagtaatccagcccaggtttctgtagaaatcctctggctactaaccttgctttatgtttgccaattgaaccatctggctttaacttctgcttgaaaacccatctgacgctgatggctttcttgtcttttggaagttctgtcagcttccaagtcttgtttctctctatagcatcaagttcttctttcatggccttcagccagagcttctgcttaagagcatcttctgtacttatgggttcagagtctactaacatggaacactgaataacttctccttcagagtctactgcagtgtcttgcagcatgtcaaattctgcatatcttctggggatgtttctgattctttgtggtctctgaacttgttcagagtcttgagcttcagagtttctagcttcagatggttgacttcctccagagctttgaccatcttcagcgtctggcatatttccagagtctgaattgccaccagaatctggattaccatcagagtctgggtcatcagagtctggatcatcagagtcaccttcatcttctgagtcttctccagagtcagactcactatcagagtcagaatcaacgtcttcagaaattcttaactctgacctttcttcagaggttctaacatcagaatcagattgagacttatcccaattccaaacttctgattccttcacaatcacatctctgctgaattcaattttgttggtttctggacaatagagcttgtatgcacctgtactgtggtaccctatcagaatcatcactttgcttctatcatccaacttctgtcttctggcttctggaacatgtttatagcaaacagaaccaaacaccttcagatgactaacactttgcttatctacagtccacttctgtattggaactatttccttcaacttcttcgtaggacatcggttgagtacatacgttgcagtggcaacagcttctccccagagcttctgaggaagtttcttctcctttagcatgcttctcaccatatcaagcaaagtgcggtttcttctttcagtaagaccattgtgttgaggggtataaggagcagtaacctcatgctcaatcccattctcctcacagaacttctggaactctttggagttatactcacctccaccgtcagttctaagaatcttcaacttctgaccactctgattctcagccttcattctgaacttcttgaattcatcaaacacctcgtgtttaaacttaataagggatacccatgtcattcttgtgaattcatcaacaaataacacaaagtatttattccctccaatcgatgctactggaaatggaccacacacatcagaatgtacaactcccaaggcatgttttgctcttggagcagtttctgacgcaaatggcaatcgtggttgttttccttccatgcaaactttgcatgacttttcaggcttcttaattgcaggaattccatgtaccaacttctttgaattcagatgttttaagcttctgaaattcaaatgaccaaatcttctgtgccacaactcactctccttctcagcacttgttgcactaagacattctgagtctgcagttctgacattcaccttgaatgttctattccttccctgttctgactccataatcaacttctgattgcagtcatacagcttcagaagattgtccttcatggtaactgaaaaacctttctcaattaattgtcccacactcatcagattgcttctgatgccaggtacataccacacgttctgaatcaatgttgttttcccattgtttagaatcactctgacatttcccataccttctgcattaagatatttgtcatcagcacatctgatctttgtcctcttttcagagtcaaagtcaaccagccatttcttgtttccagtaagatgatttgaacagccagtgtccatataccaccagtctatcagatccatatcatcagattcagaggccatcaatagcacagattcgtcatcagaacttctggctatattttcttcttctgattttctctccttgtttgaccaacagtctctagcaaagtgaccaaacttcttacaacagtaacattggatcttcttcttgtcatacttctcttttcccttctgagcattcttttgtctatcagaggttgagctttctgacttctgaccaccatcagatcttctcctggcttctgactgcttctgatacctcctatcggaagttgctttcagagcctgctgctctacttccctttcagaagttctctcagtcaaacgcaactcttgcgcttctagactgctctgcagctcttcaattctcatggtgctcagatctttggaatgttctattgctaccacaatgtaatcaaattgacaggtaagggatctcaataccttctccatgattgtttcttcagaaagagtttctccacacgctttcatctcattagtgatcagaatcactctggagatgtattcagaaactttctcattattcttcatgttgagattctcatattgctttctcaaggactgaagcttcaccttcttcactgatgcgtcaccaccataacatctaaccagtgtgtcccacgcagcctttgctgtcgttgaatctgcaatcttctcaaacacatttacatcaacacattgatgaatgaagaacaatgctttctgatccttcttccttacttccttctgcgcgtttttctgttcatccgtcgcatctgctgctaccggaacataaccatcagtgacaagatctagaacatcttgagcaccgaacagtacacgcatttggatcatccaacgattccagtttttaccgtcaaatactggaagtttggtgttcatgttgccgttttcgttcatctttctaccttgcacagtacactcagatttctcacacagtgtttcccaacccacggaattaaaattctgatcagattttgttcaagattcaacacgaatctaagaatcaaaatcaaacacacaagacctcacgttcactcgtgtttcccgtgtttcccaatgaatccgaaccggagctctagataccaattgttggtgcaaaggtagaatgaatggaaatattctattaagaatgacggctacaaaacatgataaaagttacaatgattgtcaccctatttataagctaaaactagggttactagaataagataaaatactaaaataccctctaacaaacttaggggctaagaaaacTAAATATAAATTACTTCTAATAATATTGTCTTCTAAGTGTCTCTCATcaattaaaattatattttacGTTCTAAATTGAACTCTTTCATTGATCCTCACAAATAATGATTGATGCGGTAACATTTCAAGACTATATAGAAAAAATATAAGTTTCTCACATTAAATTTAATTATTTCAAAACTAATTAAATAAAgaatattaaataaaataatatttattaaacttaaaaaaaaattaaatccTAAACCCTAAAtcataaataataatatttacTAAAACACTAACATGTTGTATAGTTTTttaacaataaaaataaaatatttacatttttctttcttttggTATTCTTGACATAAATGATTATTTTACATGTAGAAAAATATTTCTTAGGATTATTTTGAAACAACAAAACAATAGTTACTTGAAAATTCG includes these proteins:
- the LOC127120012 gene encoding probable serine/threonine-protein kinase PIX13 — its product is MGLCFASLNILHTSGSNERAKKDSSSSCNKSKVWEMGNSESGKLLELSNLKVFSYGDLKIATKSFKSDALLGEGGFGKVYKGWLNAETLAPVKAGSGMMVAIKKMKPDSLQGVQEWQSEINFLGSISHPNLVKLLGYCSENDELLLVYEFMPRGSLESHLFRRNTNREQLSWKTRLEIAIDAARGLAFLHSSEKQVIYRDFKASNILLDGNYNAKISDFGLAKFGPSEGDSHVTTRIMGTFGYVAPEYIASGHLYVKSDVYGFGVVLLEMLTGLQVLDTERPTGKQNLVEWIKPSLTDERMLKSSIMDCRLEGQYSPKAALETAKIILKCLESDPKKRPSMNDILEKLESIKAMKDGRKIIL